ACCTCGCCACGAAGCCCGCATTCGACGAAGCCCGCGTCCAGGCCCTGCGCGAGTCGATCGCGTCGGGCAGCTACAAGGTCGATGCCGAGGCCATCGCCTCGCGCATGCTCGACCTGGACGCCCGGCTGGCCGGCTGATGTCCGACCCTCAGGCCAGCCTGGAACGTCTCGCGGCCGCGCTGTCGGCCGAGCGCGAGGCGCTGATCGGTCACGACGTGGACGCGCTGATGCGCTCCACGCGCGACAAGATCGTCGCCCTGCGCGAGCTGGAAACCTATCCCAGCGGCGAACTGTCGGGCCCGCTTGCCGAACTGGCCGAGTTCAACCGGGCCAACGGCGCGCTGCTGGCGCGGCGCCGGCGCGAGGTCAACTGGGCCTTGCGCCACCTCGGGCGGATGGAAAGCGCCCCGGCCTACGACGCCAGCGGCCGGGCCGAGACTGCCCGCCGTCCGCGCGAGCTGGCGGTCGCCTGAGCCCGGCTTAGAATCGTGGGCCCCCTCCAACGGGTCTACGCCGTGCCGCCGCTTTCCCCGCTGTCCGCTCCCCCGGCCCCGTTGGCCGCCATTGCCCTGTCCCGCGTCGACGAGGGCGTCTGCCTGCACGAGGCGGACGGCCGCCTGATCTATGCGAACCCTGCGGCCGAGGCGATGCTGCGCGCGCACCCGGTCTGGGTCGACGCCTGCGGACGTCTCGATCGCCTGGTGCCACTGCAGGCGGCACGCGACGCCCGCGCGCATGGCAGCTGGGCGGACAGCATCGTCCTGCCGGCCACGACGCTCGAGGTCCGGCTGTACTGGCTGGGGGCCGAAGCGGGCCGCTTTCTTCTGCTCCTGCGCAGCGACGCGCAGCCAGGCAACGGCGATGACGGCGAGCTCCAGCAGCGCCACGAGGAACTCAACGTCCGCTTCAATGCCGCGCAGGAACAACTGCTGCAGTCCGAGAAGCTCGCCTCGATCGGCCAGCTGGCCGCTGGCGTGGCGCACGAGATCAACAATCCGATCGGCTATGTCCACTCGAACCTGGGAAGCCTCCAGGAATACGTGGGCAATCTGTTCGCGCTGATCGACGTCTACGAACGCGCGATGCGCGCGCACGACCCGCTTTCGATGCGGGCCGAGATCGACGACACGCGCGAGCGTCTGGACGTCGATTTCATCAGCCGCGACCTGCCGCAGCTGCTGACCGAGTCGCGCCAGGGCATCGAGCGGGTGACCGCGATCGTCCGCGACCTGCGCGACTTCTCGCGCTCGGACCGCGAACACGCCTGGCGGCTGGCCGATCTGCATGCAGGGCTGGATTCGACGATCAACATCGTCTGGAACGAGCTGCGTTACAAGGCCAGGCTCGAGAAGGACTACGGCACGCTGCCGATGATCGAATGCCTGCAGTCGGAGTTGAACCAGGTCTTCATGAACCTGCTGCTCAATGCCGGCCAGGCCATCGATGGCGAGGGCGTGATCAGCGTGCGGACCGGGCACGAACCGGGGCAGGTGTGGGTGGAGATCGGCGACACCGGCAACGGCATTCCGCCCGAAGTCCTGCAGCGCATCTTCGACCCGTTCTTCACCACCAAACCGGTGGGCAAGGGCACCGGTTTGGGCCTGTCGATCTCCTACGGGATCGTGGCCAAGCACCACGGGCGCATCGAGGTCGAGAGCACGCCGCAGGCCGGCAGCCGGTTCCGGGTGATCCTGCCGGTGCGCCAGCCGCAGCCGGTGGAGGGCTGACTTACTCCGGCTCGCGGACGCGCTGGGCTTCGTACGTGCGGAAGGCCTGGCGGATGTGTTCGCGCAGCTTGTTGTCGTCCCAGGGCTTGGTCAGGAAGCGGTAGATGGCGCCGCGGTTGATGGCGTCGGTCACGGTGGCCAGGTCGGTATATCCCGACAGGACGAGGCGGATCGTGTCGGGATAGAGCATCTTGACCCGACCGAGGAACTCGGTGCCGTCCATCTCCTGCATCCGCTGGTCCGACAGGATGACCTGGACCTGGTTGGTGGCCAGCAGACCGAAGGCATCGCGCACGTTGCCGGCTGCGAGGAT
The genomic region above belongs to Luteimonas chenhongjianii and contains:
- a CDS encoding ATP-binding protein — protein: MAAIALSRVDEGVCLHEADGRLIYANPAAEAMLRAHPVWVDACGRLDRLVPLQAARDARAHGSWADSIVLPATTLEVRLYWLGAEAGRFLLLLRSDAQPGNGDDGELQQRHEELNVRFNAAQEQLLQSEKLASIGQLAAGVAHEINNPIGYVHSNLGSLQEYVGNLFALIDVYERAMRAHDPLSMRAEIDDTRERLDVDFISRDLPQLLTESRQGIERVTAIVRDLRDFSRSDREHAWRLADLHAGLDSTINIVWNELRYKARLEKDYGTLPMIECLQSELNQVFMNLLLNAGQAIDGEGVISVRTGHEPGQVWVEIGDTGNGIPPEVLQRIFDPFFTTKPVGKGTGLGLSISYGIVAKHHGRIEVESTPQAGSRFRVILPVRQPQPVEG
- a CDS encoding flagellar protein FlgN encodes the protein MSDPQASLERLAAALSAEREALIGHDVDALMRSTRDKIVALRELETYPSGELSGPLAELAEFNRANGALLARRRREVNWALRHLGRMESAPAYDASGRAETARRPRELAVA